One genomic region from Microcella humidisoli encodes:
- a CDS encoding 6-phosphofructokinase, whose protein sequence is MRIGMLTSGGDAPGLNAVIRGAVLTGTTVHHHEFVGFKDGWKGLVENDTLPLGRHEVKGISKQGGTILGTSRTNPFEGRGGVDRINDVFAENRLDALIAIGGEGTLAAAKRLTDAGIRIVGVPKTVDNDLDATDYTFGFDTAVGIATEAMDRLRTTGDAHNRCMVAEVMGRHVGWIALHSGMAAGAHAILIPEQNTSMDQLCAWVQSAYDRGRAPLVVVAEGFTLDGADQPHSERGLDAFGRPRLGGIGEMLAPMIEERTGIETRATTLGHIQRGGTPSAFDRVLATRLGMAAISAVDDARWGEMVALRGTEIVRVPFEAALGKLKTVPQARYDEAALLFG, encoded by the coding sequence ATGCGCATCGGAATGCTCACCTCCGGCGGAGACGCCCCTGGCCTCAACGCGGTCATCCGCGGGGCCGTGCTCACCGGCACCACCGTGCACCACCACGAGTTCGTCGGGTTCAAGGACGGCTGGAAGGGGCTCGTCGAGAACGACACGCTGCCGCTCGGCCGGCACGAGGTGAAGGGCATCTCGAAGCAGGGCGGCACGATCCTCGGCACGAGCCGCACGAACCCCTTCGAGGGCCGCGGCGGCGTCGACCGCATCAACGACGTCTTCGCCGAGAACCGCCTCGACGCGCTCATCGCGATCGGCGGCGAGGGCACGCTCGCGGCGGCGAAGCGGCTGACGGATGCGGGCATCCGTATCGTCGGAGTGCCGAAGACCGTCGACAACGACCTCGATGCCACCGACTACACCTTCGGCTTCGACACGGCCGTCGGCATCGCGACCGAGGCGATGGACCGCCTGCGCACGACGGGCGACGCCCACAACCGCTGCATGGTCGCCGAAGTCATGGGCCGCCACGTCGGCTGGATCGCCCTGCACTCCGGCATGGCGGCCGGCGCCCACGCCATCCTCATCCCCGAGCAGAACACGAGCATGGACCAGTTGTGCGCGTGGGTGCAGAGCGCCTACGACCGCGGGCGGGCGCCGCTCGTCGTCGTCGCCGAGGGCTTCACGCTCGACGGGGCCGACCAGCCCCACTCCGAGCGCGGCCTCGACGCCTTCGGCCGCCCGCGGCTCGGCGGAATCGGCGAGATGCTCGCGCCCATGATCGAGGAGCGCACGGGCATCGAGACGCGCGCGACGACGCTCGGCCACATCCAGCGCGGCGGCACCCCGAGCGCCTTCGACCGCGTGCTCGCGACGCGCCTCGGCATGGCCGCGATCTCGGCCGTCGACGATGCGCGCTGGGGCGAGATGGTCGCCCTGCGCGGCACCGAGATCGTGCGCGTGCCGTTCGAGGCCGCGCTCGGAAAGCTCAAGACCGTGCCGCAAGCGCGCTACGACGAGGCCGCACTGCTCTTCGGCTGA
- a CDS encoding acrylyl-CoA reductase family protein → MTRGWQITLDDAGPRVELIELDETVLSPAADERGDVEVAVSYSGLNYKDALAFAGTPGVVRRSPLVPGIDVVGTVIASSDARWAPGDRVLLNGAGAGETRAGGLAERALLDGGTLVATPSAFTDAQAAGIGTAGFTAMLAVLALERHGITEGDVLVTGASGGLGSFAVALLARAGFTVTAATGRPESAARLRALGAASILDRRELDRSEPDRPPRALESQRWAGVIDAVGGQPLATALSQLRQEGAAVACGNAASPALSTTVMPFILRGAALLGVNSSLTPLARREQAWARLARDLDPAVVDDIARVVELEEAAEQAAEVLAGRVAGRLAVRVGASSASPTARIETETA, encoded by the coding sequence ATGACGCGCGGCTGGCAGATCACCCTCGATGACGCGGGCCCGCGCGTCGAGCTCATCGAGCTCGACGAGACCGTGCTGAGCCCCGCCGCCGACGAGCGCGGCGATGTCGAGGTCGCGGTGAGCTACTCGGGCCTCAACTACAAGGACGCCCTGGCGTTCGCCGGCACCCCCGGCGTCGTGCGCCGCTCGCCCCTCGTGCCCGGCATCGACGTCGTCGGCACCGTGATCGCCTCGAGCGACGCGCGCTGGGCCCCGGGCGATCGCGTGCTGCTGAACGGCGCCGGGGCGGGCGAGACGCGGGCCGGGGGCCTCGCCGAGCGCGCGCTGCTCGACGGCGGCACGCTCGTGGCCACGCCCTCCGCGTTCACGGATGCACAGGCCGCCGGCATCGGAACCGCAGGCTTCACTGCCATGCTCGCCGTGCTCGCCCTCGAGCGGCACGGAATCACTGAGGGCGACGTGCTCGTGACGGGCGCCAGTGGCGGACTCGGATCCTTCGCGGTCGCCCTGCTCGCGCGCGCGGGCTTCACGGTCACGGCCGCGACCGGGCGGCCCGAGAGCGCCGCGCGCCTGCGGGCGCTCGGCGCCGCGAGCATCCTCGACCGCCGCGAGCTCGACCGCTCAGAGCCCGACCGACCCCCGCGCGCGCTCGAGTCGCAGCGCTGGGCGGGCGTCATCGACGCCGTCGGCGGGCAACCCCTCGCGACCGCGCTCAGCCAGCTGCGGCAGGAGGGCGCGGCGGTTGCGTGCGGCAACGCGGCCTCGCCCGCGCTGAGTACGACCGTCATGCCCTTCATCTTGCGCGGCGCGGCGCTGCTCGGCGTCAACTCCTCGCTCACCCCGCTCGCCCGCCGCGAGCAGGCGTGGGCGCGACTCGCGCGCGACCTCGACCCGGCGGTGGTCGACGACATCGCGCGCGTCGTCGAGCTGGAGGAGGCCGCCGAGCAGGCCGCCGAGGTGCTCGCCGGCCGTGTGGCCGGGCGACTGGCCGTGCGGGTCGGCGCGAGCTCCGCATCCCCCACCGCCCGCATCGAGACGGAGACCGCATGA